A genome region from Paramisgurnus dabryanus chromosome 12, PD_genome_1.1, whole genome shotgun sequence includes the following:
- the LOC135750136 gene encoding uncharacterized protein has translation MLMLRDEMDVMCCKSVGTDLSMLDIDDFITEISQLKKEVALLEAKLRSRGNVGLTKEDVDAVGRESSVYVTDTTPQPLLDSKLSEEKSRHTQDSDLSLTLLCYTESKSTDIQDATVSDSKQSLQEDQTSTESLDSVCNAGEQQQILQTKLKMCSVKLIDCRNLIEMRRETTAEEDHTDDDEDDNHNDDDFNPSDDNSDSCSDGETKQRPTAQTFSCVTCGKTLSSQGHLARHERKHTEEKFFTCRRCKIRFPSLQERNLHSKEHKKQFNCKQCGKSFFISSLLKIHMETHRSEKLFHCSECDKYYKTKANLDIHKRIHTGEKLLECPHCGKRFNRKSYLTYHMFLHSDERPYQCSKCVKTFKDPCSLKKHQKTHTDEKPFQCSHCDMRFTQKVHLKSHEVIHTGDKPHLCCQCGKRFTHLRTFQIHQRVHTGEKPYCCNVCGKKFTQQVNFLKHQTIHTGERAYKCSQCEKTFARSDILKTHQRVHTGEKPYHCSICRERFAYLGSLQSHQKKHAEEETQLESS, from the exons ATGTTGATGTTAAGAGATGAGATGGatgtgatgtgctgtaaatcagtaggaactgatctgtccatgctggatattgatgatttcatcacagaaatctctcagctgaagaaagaggtggcgttactggagGCAAAACTGAGATCAAGAGGAAATGTAGGACTGACGAAAGAG GATGTGGATGCGGTTGGTCGTGAATCTTCAGTGTATGTGACTGATACCACACCACAGCCACTGCTGGACTCTAAACTCTCTGAAGAGAAATCCAGACACACACAAGACTCCGATCTCAGTCTGACTTTACTCTGTTATACTGAGTCAAAGTCCACAGACATTCAGGATGCTACAGTGTCTGACAGTAAACAGAGCTTACAGgaggatcaaacctccacagagtctctggattctgtctgtaacgctggggaacagcagcagatcctgcagaccaaactgaagatgtgttcagttaaaCTCATCGACTGCAGGAACCTGATAGAGATGAGAAGAGAAACCACAGCAGAGGAAGATCAcactgatgatgatgaagatgacaatcataatgatgatgattttaATCCTTCAG ATGATAACAGTGATTCATGTTCTGATGGAGAAACAAAACAGCGACCGACAGCACAAACTTTTTCCTGCGTCACCTGTGGAAAGACATTGAGCTCACAGGGACATTTAGCGagacatgagagaaaacacacagaagagAAATTCTTCACCTGTAGGAGATGTAAGATCAGATTTCCTTCCTTGCAAGAGAGGAATCTTCATTCAAAAGAGCACAAGAAGCAGTTTAACTGTAAACAGTGTGGGAAAAGTTTTTTCATCTCATCTCTGCTGAAAATTCACATGGAGACACACAGAAGTGAAAAACTTTTTCACTGCAGTGAATGTGACAAATATTATAAAACCAAAGCAAATCTTGATATTCATAAGAGaattcacacaggagaaaaacTGCTCGAGTGTCCTCACTGTGGGAAAAGATTCAACCGCAAATCTTATCTGACGTATCATATGTTTTTACACAGCGATGAGAGACCGTATCAGTGCAGTAAatgtgtaaaaacatttaaggaTCCATGCTCTTTAAAGAAACACCAAAAAACACACACTGATGAGAAACCCTTTCAATGTTCACACTGTGATATGCGTTTCACCCAGAAAGTTCACCTGAAATCTCATGAGGTAATTCACACTGGAGATAAACCTCACCTCTGCTGTCAATGTGGAAAGAGATTTACTCATCTAAGAActtttcaaattcatcaaagaGTTCACACCGGAGAAAAACCTTATTGCTGTAATGTTTGTGGGAAGAAATTCACTCAGCAGGTAAACTTTCTAAAGCACCAGACGATTCATACTGGAGAACGagcttacaaatgctctcagtgtgagaagacGTTTGCTCGATCAGATATCCTGAAGacccatcagagagttcacactggagagaaaccttaccaCTGCTCCATCTGTAGAGAGAGATTCGCTTATTTAGGAAGTTTACAAAGTCATCAGAAGAAACATGCTGAAGAAGAAACTCAGCTGGAATCATCATAA